In the Commensalibacter nepenthis genome, AAACAATAAGATTACAATATTATTCTGGGATAAATTGTTCCAGCTCGTCCAGTCTTTTGGAAACAAAATCAATATCCAATATATTCACCCATGCGCTAAGATGATCTGGCTGGTTATGATCCACGCCTGTATCGAATTTATCCGCCCAATATCGTAATTGACCTTGCAAAGACATTGTCAGGAAACAAGGATTATCATGATGACTGGGGATTAATTCATAAATGATTGTATTGGGTTTACAAAAAGCAATATTTGACAATCCAGCCCCCAGTAATGCCACAACGATTTTCGCATGCTGAAAGATCACAATCTGTTCATCAATACTATATTTTTCCGGATCAAGGATAAAATATCCCTTTGCCTTTAATAACGCAATTAAATCGCCTTCATTGCTGAGATGGCGGTGCTCTTTATTGGCACGGCTGATATAAATCTTATCATGACATAATTCAGAGGTTACAGGAATTTTTACATTCCCAACCATTATTTCATAGGCTTTGACCGACAATTTAGACTCAATAAAATCCGCCTCACCCGTTGCCAGTTCATAATAAATCAATGATGAAAAGAAATATTGTCTGTCTTTTTCCACTTGGAGACATTGGGATAATTTTATTCCCAACAACTCCAAAGTGCGCTGTTGCCAAGAGGTTAACGCCATCGGGATTAAATATTTACCCTCTATCCCCGATTGTTTCGCCGCATAAAACGCAGGGATCGCATGAGCCAACCAATGAAAATAATTCCCTTCCCAATGGTCAAAACAACAAAAAACAGGTTCTTGATCTTCGTAAATAATCAGATTTTCAGAACGAACAGACAAAGATTTCAGTAGATCGCCATTAATAAAATGGCTGCTATTCACAATTGTTTTATTGTCTTTGAAAAAAACTTTGTAATAAACGTCTAAAACAATTTCTGGTAATTGATAATAATATATTGGTTTAGCAGCACTTTTCCAACCAGAAAATGGATAATAATGCTGATTTGACAAACGCTCAACACCAACCCATGTCAGGCGACCATCACATAAATCACAAAATTCAATTTCAACCTGCTTTTGCGCAACGTCCGCAAGGTATAAATCTTTGGGTTCTGATATTACTTCCGCCTTTAGTTCCATAAAATCTTCCTGCTTGCTAAACTGCTTTTTAATTGCAGAAAAAAATGAATTCAATCCCATTAATTTATACCTAAATGATTTCAACGAATATTAAAAGAAATGACGTGTGATCTCATATAAAGCAATCGCTCCAGCCACAGAGACATTCAAACTATCAATATCGCCCGTCATCCGTAGGCTGGCAATTTCATCACAATTTTTTTTGGTCAACTGTCTGATCCCTGCACCCTCTGCACCCAAGACCAAGACAACGCGGCGTTTTACAAAATCAGCACCATTCAGCAAATTGCCATGTGCATCCAATCCAACCACCCATAATCCAGACTCTTTTAATTTAATCAATTCACGGGAAAGATTAACCGCACGCATAATGGGAATAGTGTCCAACCCACCAGAAGCTGCCTTGGCCATAACACCACTTTCATCAGGAGAGTGACGATCTTGTAAAATCACCCCAGCCGCACCAAAAGCCACCGCAGAACGTAAAATAGCCCCAATATTCCGAGGGTCGGTAACTTGATCCAACATTAAAATAGGACCTTCACGTTCCAACATATCCTCTATACTGGCGCTGCCCAACGGCATGACATGCAACGCAATTCCTTGATGCACTGCCTCCTTGCCACAGATTTGATCCAATACAGGACGTTCAACAATTTCATGTCCTATTTTAAGCGGTGTATCCAATTTTGAAATTACAGTGTCATACGCATCAGACGTTGCCACCAAACGCATTTTTTGACGTTTACGATTGGATAATGCCGCTTGTACTGCATGTTGCCCATACAACCAAAAACCACCCTTTATAGTATAATTCGCATTGTTATTTGTGTTAGGACGAGGTCTTCTATTCATGGATCATCAATCTTTAAAGTTATTAAAAAACAGACTTTATAAAAAAAAACGAAAATTCTCCAGTGAAAAGTTATTTATCTTGTTGACAATTGCTTAACAAACCTGTTATTAACCTCCTATCTTATTTACGGAGGGGTGCCCGAGTGGCTAAAGGGGGCGGACTGTAAATCCGCTGACGTACGTCTACGTTGGTTCGAATCCAACCCCCTCCACCATCCATATTGTCCAGTATGTTGATTTTATTTCCCATAATAAATTTATTATTTATCTCTAATCATTGCTATGGTTAATTGTTACTTTAGTCAACATAATTAAATTTGAACAATATTAATCACACCTACTTATTACATATTTAAGAAATCAACGTTTTTTAAAAAATGATATTTTTCTACTGGTTCTTAAACTAATATTATTCACAAGACCAACTATCTTTTCTTTTTAGATTCTGATTCTTGATTCTTTTAAAAAGACAAATTCAATACAAGGCTTGATCTTACTGCATTCTATTAACGATAATCGTACGATTTGCGTTCAAATTTCCTCCCACCTATTCTCTATAATAGAATTTTTAAAAATTATACATAGAGTTACTAACAAAGTTATCCACAGATTTTTTCAAAAATAATATTGTTTTAAATGCAGAGCAAAAACGTCTATTTCTGTAGATATTATGGTCTTGTCGCAAATATTGAATGGTGCTGTGATTAGCCATAAAGCTAGCTAATTTAGACGGGTATATTATTATTTAAACCGAATATGCTTTGAATGAGTTTTATTTGTTCGTTGATTGTCCATTTTCCTTTAAAGCCCAGTCCTTTTTTTATCCAGAGAATGGCCTCATATCCTTTGAGTGTTTTCCTTGCGGTATGAAAAGACTGAAAGCAACCATTCTTTGGGATAATTCTCTTTACTCTAAAATGATCATTTTCTATTCCCTGTTGTAAAGATTTCTTTGTTTCATGAACGCAGTGATTGGCAAGGATATGCTCACTCTTCATGGTCTGTATGGTTTTTGGAAAAGGAGATGCTTTATCTGTTCCAATATGGGTTGGAGCGAATAGACCATCTTTTTTAAACGCCTTTCTAAAGAAACGTTGTGCTGCTTTGATATTTCTTTTAGCTGTTAATAAGAAATCAATAGCAGTTCCATTCTTATCAATGGCTCTATATAGATACTTCCACTGACCTTTTACTTTGATATAGGTTTCATCAATCCTCACCTCACCACAATGGGGTTTTCTATAGCTTCTCAAACGTTTTTCTAATAGAGGAGCATAGCGTAATACCCAACGGTTTAACGTGCTATGATCTATATTTATCCCACGTTCTAAAAACAATTCCTCAATGTCTCGATAGCTAAGACAATAGCGTAAATACCAGTTTACCGCTTGGATAATCATCAACCCACTAAAGTGGCGACCTTTAAAATCATCCTTAGATCTTAATATAAGCTTGCTATAGATACCAATAGACATAAATCGTTCCTAAAATATAAATACTCACTCCATTTCTACATCATACTAAAATACATAATTAAATTTGCGACAAGACCGTATAATCTCATGATATAAGATGGGTTTTATAGTGGGTTATAATATGAGTCGCATACCAGCTGGTCAATTAACTATTCGCAAGATTGATGGTCTCGAGGATGGCGTTCATGGTGATGGTGGAAACCTTTATTTAACCATCAAAGGGCAAGCGCGTCATTGGACAGTGCGTTATTTTAGTCCAACCACCAATAAACGTCGTGAGATCGGTATAGGATCAGCTTACATCCTGACTCTAGCCAAAGCACGCCAGATCGCTGTTGATATACGCAGGCAAATTGCAGAGGGCATTGACCCTTTGGAACTCAAAGCCAAAGCAAAGCATCAAAAGCAAATACCACATTTTGCAGAATTAGCCGAACGCTATATCGAAGAACAACAAGCAGGCTGGAAAGATCCCAGATCCGCCCCCATTTGGAGAAGCTCTTTATCCCGCATTGCTTACCCTGTCATTGGCAGTAAAATCGTCTCATCTATTGACACGGATGATATTCTTGCTGTGTTAAAACCCATTTGGACAACCAAGACAGAAACGGCCGATCGGGTTCGTGGTCGAATAGAACGTATTTTAGATTATGCAACAACGCATCACTGGCGTGAAGGGGATAATCCAGCACGTTGGAAAGGGCATTTATCCAATATCCTTCCTAAGCCCTCCTCAGTAGCTAAAGTCCAACATCATGCAGCCATTGAATGGCAAAAGATCCAACCTGTGATTGTTAACTTGCAAAAATCTGATGGCATCAGTGCGTTGGCTGTGCAATTCTTATGTTTATGTGCATCTCGTTCCAGTGAAGTGCGTTTTGCACGGTGGGAGGAAATTGATTGTGATCAAGCCATTTGGACAATTCCAGCCAATCGTATGAAGACAGGGAAAGAACACCGCGTGCCTCTATCACACCAAGCCATAAAGATTTTAAAGACAGTTGAAGCATTTAAAAAAGATAGTAAGAGTTTTATCTTTCCTAGTATTAAAACGAACAAAGGATTATCTGACGTTGCCTTATCCAAAGCTTTGCATTTGGCTGCTAATACCAAAGAAGTCACCATTCACGGATTAAGATCAACTTTTCGGGATTGGTGTGGAGAAGCCACCAGTTGGCCAAGAGACGTGGCAGAAATGGCATTGGCTCATACGATTGCCAATAAAGTAGAAGCCGCCTATCGTCGTGGCGATCTATTTGCCAAAAGACGCGACATGATGCAACAATGGGCTGAGTATTGTTATCAGGAAAGTTAAATGTCAAAGACACGTAAAAAATTCCTTAGACGTATATACAGATATTCATATCAAAAGGGCGCGGCATGGCCTTTTTATTTTGAATTACAGATTCATAATCCAAAGGGAAACCCAAAAACCGATATATGGGAGATTATTCATGAAGATTTTGAAGAACCTGTCATTACAGTCGATGAAGTGAATCGATGGTTTACCAAGTCTTTTTTTGAACTTACGTTAAATGAAACAGAATTATTTACAAAAAAGTTGAACATTTTACGCGTTACAAAACCTATTTATACAATGCCTGTATATGAACCTATGCGTCAAGTTATCCATCTTTATCAAAAATTATGGGATAGCTTACCCGATACAATCAATTTCTTAGATGAAAAAGCTACTATTTTTAATGATAATATAGATCAAATGAAAGATATTGTTTTTTTATCTACTCATTGCAAAGCTATTCTACAATTAATTAATTCTTTAAAACAAAATGCTTATCTTATTGATGAACCATCATTAAAATATCAATCAGCAACCAACTTTAAAATATCAATCAGCAACCAACTTTTGGCATATTGATACGGTTTTTATTGCTCAAGAAATACTACATTTTGCAGAAACTAGAAATTTAAAGTTTAGTTTTAAACAAGCAAATTCTATTTTTATTCAGCTGATCCATTATATTTTAAAAAGAGTTGGAATACGTTGCGTCAGTCAATCTGCCATTGTGCAAGCATTAAACCGTTTTAAATCAGAAAAAGAATATAAAAAAATGATTAAATATGCACCTGATTAATCGTCATTCATTTAATTTTTATTAACAAGATAGTGTAATTCTTCGTCACTCATCTCTTGTATTTTCTTCATTTGATGGATATTGGCATTTACTTCATTTAATCGTGCATGTAGATAAGGTGCAGCTCCTTTGGCAGCTTCTAAGGCTAGTTTATAATCTTCACTTTCATAGGCTTGATTCATAATCTTTAGAATGATTTCTAATGGGCTTTGAAAATCTTCTTTGTCCATGATGGCTTGGACAGTTGATAAAGAGATTTTATGAGTTGATCCTTTTTTACGTCCTGATCCGTCTCTATATCCACCACGCATTTTTTATTCTTGCCTCTTTTATTGATTAATTTGATTATTTTTCAATGTGACACTCTTTATGATCAGCATTAACAAACTCAACTTTAATGGATTGCTCATCTCTGTTGGATTGTGAATTAAGTTCAACTTTATCACCATATATTTTTGGTAACATCTTACTTAATCGCCATTTCATCGTATCAATCTGTAAACGTGCTTGTTGGATTTGGATCATGCTTTGCATAGGCTGACGAATAATCTCATCCATCTCATCAAAGAATTGATCTGCCTGCATCATTCTTGCTTGTGTGTATTGGTCGGAAAACGCTTTATTACTTTGTAACCAACTATAAATTGTATCGCGATTAGGTAAAGAATCATCTTTACAAATTTGACGCAAACTTTCTCCGTCAACGATTCTCTGACAAATATGATCTATTATGTCTTTTGTATAGATTGAAGGTCGTGCCATTTAATAAAAAACCAATAATAACGTTATATATCAATATATTATTATAAAATATTTTTCCAAAAAGTACAAGATTTTAAAAGCCCAGTACATTTTTAAAAAAAGTTGTACTGGGGGCAAAGGCTAATATTTATGATTATTAGTTATCTCCATTTAACATATACAACTTGGAGATTGTCGATTATGACACAACCAACACTTTACCACCCGATGTCTTTACTAAGCATCAAAGATACTTGTGCATATTTAAGCACTTCACGGGCAAATCTGTATCGCTTATTACAAGCTGGCAAGTTAGAAGCCATTAAGATGGGGCGCAATACTCGTATCCCTTATGCCTCTATTGAAGCCTATATTCATAGCTTACCCAAACTTCATGATCATTCCTCTACTCAACGTAAAGGAGTGTAATCATGAGTGTTTATGTCAAAACAAATAGCTTCAGAGCTACCCCTCATCAATCTTTGATCAACTATAAAGCCATCAAAGAACAGGCAAGGATCAATAGTCATTCTTTATTGAGACAATGGCTACCTAATGGGATCATTAAAGCCCATGAATATATTGCTTTAAATCCCACGCGCAATGATCAGCATTTAGGATCTTTTCGAATTAACATGCGTTCAGGACAATGGGCAGATTTTGCAACCTCTGATCGCGGTGGGGATTTAATTGCATTACTGGCTTATTTAGATCATTCCACTCAAAGCCAAGCAGCACGTAAAATCTCTTCCCTTTTTGGATTGGAGGTTCATCATGTTGGATAAAGTCAACTCATCTTCAACTTGTGTAGAGCAAGAACTGATCTGGGAACCTATCATTCCAGCACCAAACGAACCCAATAAACCATCATTTGCATCCAGTATGTGGGTTTATCGTGATGCGAACAATAACCCATTAATGGCAAGATTGCGCATTAAAAAAAGTCATGTGAAGAAAGACTTCTTACCCATGACGTATGGACACCGTGTATGGATTGATAAGCATGGAAATAAGCAAGATCAAACCAAGTGGCACTTTAAAGAACCCAATTCAGTGTTGCCATTATATGGGTTGGAGATCCTTACACAGCGTCCAACTGATCCCATCCTTATCGTTGAAGGGGAAAAGACAGCCGATGCCGCTCGGATTTTATTCCCTGATTATGTGGTGATGACCTCACAAGGAGGCAGTCACGGAGCCAGTCGCAATGATTGGTCAGTGTTAAAAGATAAATCCATCATCATTTGGCCAGATCACGATCAAGCAGGGGAAGATTATGCAAAAAATCTTATTGAAATTTTATATGAGATTGGTATTCAATTCCTTCGCAAAGTCGCTTTACCAACAGATTTACCCAATGGATGGGATCTGGCTAATCCTGTTCCTCAAGATTGTTTAAAGAGTAATCAAAAAGAACACGACTATTTAACGCATTTACTGAATAATGCTCAGCCGATCGAAAAACCCATCAAGATCATGATGCCCTCTGGTTATAAATTCTATAAAGATGGATTATATTATACCAATCCTTCTAAAGATGATGCTTTACCGGTTAAAATCTGTGACCCCTTTACGATCTTAGGTGCCACAGAGGATAAACACGGTGCTAATTGTGGGTTATATATTGCGTGGATCAATCAGAACTCAGGTACAGAGCATACATATTCTATTCCACGTAGTTTAATCCATTCTAATGGTAATGAGATTCCTGCCACCTTAGAGGGGAAAGGATTGGCATGCCTTATTGCTGGACGGAAATTGTTATTGAACTTTATCAGTCAAGTAAGAATCAATATCCTATTACGGAGCACTCATAAAACAGGCTGGCATCATTTAAATAACCAAGCTTTGTTTATGATGCCGAATGGGAAGGTTATAGGGTCATCATCACAAACTAATAGTAGCTTAATCCTACAAACGGGGAATATCCATCAAGGGCAATGCTTTACCCAATCTGGTAGCTTATCAGACTGGCAAGAACAGATCGGACGGTATTTGGTTGGTAATTCTCGATTACTCTTCTTTGCCTGTGCTTCTTTGGCAGGAAGTTTACTGGAGATCACTTATATTTCTGGGGGTGGATTACATCTAATCGGTAAAAGCCAATCAGGGAAAAGCACAGCGTTATTTGTTGCAGCCTCTATCTGGGGGAAAGGTGCCAGAGATGGACAAGTCAGAAGCTGGCGACATACAGGCAATGGATTAGAAGGTATTGCCAATGAAACGTCTGATTTATGTTTAATCTTAGATGAGTTTGGAGAAGCCTCAGCCAAAGAGATTGGGGATATTATTTATATGCTGGCCAATGGAATTGGTAAAGGCAGAGCCAATCAATTGGGTAATGCACGTTCTGTAAAAACATGGCGATCCATCTTCTTATCCTCTGGAGAAGTGATGTTAGATCAAAAGATGGGAGAAGATCAGAGATCCAGTAAAATGGGGCAGAAAGTCAGATTTATGGAAATCCCAGCCGATGCTGGGGCAAATATGGGGTTATTTGAAGATATCCATGAATTTAAAGAAGCTGGATTATTCGCATCTTACCTACAAACGCAATCAGCCAAATTCTATGGCACGGTTGGGCTGGCTTTTATTGAATCTTTATGTAAAGCACGTCAAAACAATGAGGAAGGCTTTAAACAACAACTCATACAAGCCATAGAACAACGCACACAAGCACTTTTATCAAAGAACACAACCAGCAAAGATGGTGCGATCAGAACCATTGCACAGCGTTGCGCCTTGATTGAACAAGCAGGATTACTAGCCATTGAGTATGGAATATTCCCATTTGATCAAAATATGATTATTCAAAGCACTGAACAATGCTTTAAAGACTGGATCAATCACAACCCCAATCTGCAAGAACATGAAGAAAAACAAATGATCCTGCATATCAAACATTATCTCGAAACGCATGGAGCCAATCGGTTTATTGATATGACGTTCGCAGATACCGACAGAACGCCCCACCGCGTTGGGTATAAAAAGAAAAATACCAACGGCGTGTTCGATTATTTAATCCTTGCGCAAAATTGGGAAAAGGACATGTGTAAAGGATTTAATGCAAAAGAGGTGGCAAAAGCACTCATGAAAACTGACTTATTAGAACAAAAAGAAGGCGTGCGACCGAACTATAAACTTACTATTCCTAGTATAGGATTAACACGTATTTATCACATTAAGGCCAGCATTATGGAGTATGAATAAACAAAAATAAAACCTAAAAAAAACACTGGGGAACGTGGGGAAGCTGGGGAATGAGCAGAATACAGCCATTAATTCCTTCCCCAGTAAAAATATGCATTGGGGAGCACTGGGGAAGAAAAAACTAAATAAAAAACATTATAAATCAATATGTTATAAAACACTCCCCACGCTCCCCAGCTTCCCCAAGGAAAAATGAAGGGTTTTTTACTCATGTTTATTTTAGAAATTACCCTTAATTATAGAATTGAGTTTTTGTAGCCTCTCAGTCATATAATTACACGTATCATAAGAAACAACAGAACGAATATCATTTAATGCTTTATCTGGAATTTGTGGATGTTCATTATGTGCAATTTTTCTAAATGCTTTTTGGATCATATTTGATGTGCTTTGATCTAATGTAGATGTTGTTGAATTATCCATCAACGCTAAACTATCACTTGAATATTTATTGTTTGCATTATAAGCAATAACCATTTCAACAAGTTCAATAAACTTACCAATGTTTAATTCAATAGGGTTAAAGTTATAATCTCTATCAATTGTATAATCTTCTAGATATAATTTAACTCCCACACAAACAGGCACAGATTTTTGATCTGTTGATTTTATTTTAAGATTTATAAAATATACAGATAATGCTCTAAGATCACTATTTTTAGAACAAAACAAATCTGTACTTGAGCCTTTATTGTAATTACTACATTTAACCAAAGAATTATCATTAAAATCAACAATAGGCGGCTCTGCATGAGATGAGTTGAATAAAGTTATATTAATTAAACATATTAATACAAAGGATGCATATTTAATATAATTAAATTTTTGCTTTTTATACATTGTCATTTTCCTTTAATATTTTGATTAATAATTTAAAGACAAACAGTAAAAAATAACAATATAATTTTTTTTTAAATAAGCTAAAGTAATAATAATCATGTAACACAAATTTCAAACGGAGCCATCCCGTGACGACACCCTTACAAAACTTACTTGCACAATTCAGACTACAAACACAAACAAAACGTGACAAAGGAACCAGTTTTGAAAATCTAATGGTGCAATATTTTAAAACAGAGCCTGCTTATAAAAGTATCTATAAAGACGTTCTTTCTTATGCGAATTGGGTGGATCAGTATGGTGATGCATTAAATATCACTAATAAAAAAGATGCTGGTATTGATTTGGTTGGGGTGACGTTAGATGGAGAATATCATGCGATTCAATGTAAAAATTACAATCCTGATGAAACAATCAACAAAAGTGAAATAGATAGCTTTTTCACAGCATCAGGCAAGAAATACTTTACGCACCGTATCATTGTATCAACAACGGATAAATGGACTAAAAATGCCGAGGAAGCATTAGAAAACCAAAACCCACCTGTTTCTAAAATTGATTTACATTATTTAGAACAAAGTATAATTGATTGGTCAAAATACCAAAATCATGCCAAAACGATTTTAAAACCACAAAAGACATTAAGAGACCACCAACAAACTGCTCTTGATGCGGTGCAACATGGATTAAAAACCGCAGATCGTGGCAAGTTGATTATGGCCTGTGGCACAGGGAAAACCTTTACCTCACTAAAGATTGCTGAGGCGATGGCTGGTAAAGGCAAGATGGTTTTATTCTTAGTTCCCAGCCTATCTTTGCTTAGTCAAAGCCTAACCGAGTGGACGCAGGAAAGTGCTATTGAGATAAACAGCTTTGCTGTTTGTTCAGACAGAGATGTTGGCAAAAAACATACCCAAGAAGATGACAGTGTCATTGTAGGGATTAGTGACCTGCAATTCCCAGCGACTACCCAT is a window encoding:
- a CDS encoding glycosyltransferase family 61 protein, encoding MELKAEVISEPKDLYLADVAQKQVEIEFCDLCDGRLTWVGVERLSNQHYYPFSGWKSAAKPIYYYQLPEIVLDVYYKVFFKDNKTIVNSSHFINGDLLKSLSVRSENLIIYEDQEPVFCCFDHWEGNYFHWLAHAIPAFYAAKQSGIEGKYLIPMALTSWQQRTLELLGIKLSQCLQVEKDRQYFFSSLIYYELATGEADFIESKLSVKAYEIMVGNVKIPVTSELCHDKIYISRANKEHRHLSNEGDLIALLKAKGYFILDPEKYSIDEQIVIFQHAKIVVALLGAGLSNIAFCKPNTIIYELIPSHHDNPCFLTMSLQGQLRYWADKFDTGVDHNQPDHLSAWVNILDIDFVSKRLDELEQFIPE
- a CDS encoding DUF927 domain-containing protein, encoding MLDKVNSSSTCVEQELIWEPIIPAPNEPNKPSFASSMWVYRDANNNPLMARLRIKKSHVKKDFLPMTYGHRVWIDKHGNKQDQTKWHFKEPNSVLPLYGLEILTQRPTDPILIVEGEKTADAARILFPDYVVMTSQGGSHGASRNDWSVLKDKSIIIWPDHDQAGEDYAKNLIEILYEIGIQFLRKVALPTDLPNGWDLANPVPQDCLKSNQKEHDYLTHLLNNAQPIEKPIKIMMPSGYKFYKDGLYYTNPSKDDALPVKICDPFTILGATEDKHGANCGLYIAWINQNSGTEHTYSIPRSLIHSNGNEIPATLEGKGLACLIAGRKLLLNFISQVRINILLRSTHKTGWHHLNNQALFMMPNGKVIGSSSQTNSSLILQTGNIHQGQCFTQSGSLSDWQEQIGRYLVGNSRLLFFACASLAGSLLEITYISGGGLHLIGKSQSGKSTALFVAASIWGKGARDGQVRSWRHTGNGLEGIANETSDLCLILDEFGEASAKEIGDIIYMLANGIGKGRANQLGNARSVKTWRSIFLSSGEVMLDQKMGEDQRSSKMGQKVRFMEIPADAGANMGLFEDIHEFKEAGLFASYLQTQSAKFYGTVGLAFIESLCKARQNNEEGFKQQLIQAIEQRTQALLSKNTTSKDGAIRTIAQRCALIEQAGLLAIEYGIFPFDQNMIIQSTEQCFKDWINHNPNLQEHEEKQMILHIKHYLETHGANRFIDMTFADTDRTPHRVGYKKKNTNGVFDYLILAQNWEKDMCKGFNAKEVAKALMKTDLLEQKEGVRPNYKLTIPSIGLTRIYHIKASIMEYE
- a CDS encoding tyrosine-type recombinase/integrase; protein product: MSRIPAGQLTIRKIDGLEDGVHGDGGNLYLTIKGQARHWTVRYFSPTTNKRREIGIGSAYILTLAKARQIAVDIRRQIAEGIDPLELKAKAKHQKQIPHFAELAERYIEEQQAGWKDPRSAPIWRSSLSRIAYPVIGSKIVSSIDTDDILAVLKPIWTTKTETADRVRGRIERILDYATTHHWREGDNPARWKGHLSNILPKPSSVAKVQHHAAIEWQKIQPVIVNLQKSDGISALAVQFLCLCASRSSEVRFARWEEIDCDQAIWTIPANRMKTGKEHRVPLSHQAIKILKTVEAFKKDSKSFIFPSIKTNKGLSDVALSKALHLAANTKEVTIHGLRSTFRDWCGEATSWPRDVAEMALAHTIANKVEAAYRRGDLFAKRRDMMQQWAEYCYQES
- a CDS encoding helix-turn-helix domain-containing protein, with protein sequence MTQPTLYHPMSLLSIKDTCAYLSTSRANLYRLLQAGKLEAIKMGRNTRIPYASIEAYIHSLPKLHDHSSTQRKGV
- a CDS encoding terminase small subunit-like protein, which translates into the protein MARPSIYTKDIIDHICQRIVDGESLRQICKDDSLPNRDTIYSWLQSNKAFSDQYTQARMMQADQFFDEMDEIIRQPMQSMIQIQQARLQIDTMKWRLSKMLPKIYGDKVELNSQSNRDEQSIKVEFVNADHKECHIEK
- a CDS encoding IS6 family transposase, translating into MSIGIYSKLILRSKDDFKGRHFSGLMIIQAVNWYLRYCLSYRDIEELFLERGINIDHSTLNRWVLRYAPLLEKRLRSYRKPHCGEVRIDETYIKVKGQWKYLYRAIDKNGTAIDFLLTAKRNIKAAQRFFRKAFKKDGLFAPTHIGTDKASPFPKTIQTMKSEHILANHCVHETKKSLQQGIENDHFRVKRIIPKNGCFQSFHTARKTLKGYEAILWIKKGLGFKGKWTINEQIKLIQSIFGLNNNIPV
- the rlmB gene encoding 23S rRNA (guanosine(2251)-2'-O)-methyltransferase RlmB codes for the protein MNRRPRPNTNNNANYTIKGGFWLYGQHAVQAALSNRKRQKMRLVATSDAYDTVISKLDTPLKIGHEIVERPVLDQICGKEAVHQGIALHVMPLGSASIEDMLEREGPILMLDQVTDPRNIGAILRSAVAFGAAGVILQDRHSPDESGVMAKAASGGLDTIPIMRAVNLSRELIKLKESGLWVVGLDAHGNLLNGADFVKRRVVLVLGAEGAGIRQLTKKNCDEIASLRMTGDIDSLNVSVAGAIALYEITRHFF